ATGAAATCAAATGCCCGGAAAATCTGCCGGCATTCGCTGGCAATATTTCTGCTTACCGGGTTCGGCTGGGTGGCTTTCGCCAGCGATCAGGTGCCTGCACCGCCGCAGGATCATCCCATTGCATTGGTCAACGGCACGGTGCACACCGTCAGCGGTGCTACCTTGCCGGCAACCACCATTTTGTTCGATAACGGCAAAATTACCTTCATCGGCGGAGAAGCTGCGTTACCGGAAAATGCGGAAATCATTGATATCAACGGAAAACATGTGTATCCGGCAATGATTGCGGCAAACACTATCCTCGGTTTATCGGAAATCAATGCCGTTCGCGCCACCCGCGATTATCGCGAAGTCGGCACGTTCACCCCGGAAGTACGGGCGGAAGTTGCCTATAATCCCGATAGCGAATTACTCCCCGTAACCCGCGCCAACGGCGTCGCACTTGCCCAAAGCGTACCGCAGGGCGGATTGATCTCCGGAACATCCGCACTAATGTCGCTCGATGGCTGGACATGGGAAAATATGACCGAAAAATCGCCGGTGGGACTGCACATCCGCTGGCCGCAAATGAAGGCCATTGAACGGATCTGGATGCGCCAAAGCGCTGAAGATCAATTGAAAGATCGCGACGAGCAGTTGGAAAATCTTCGCAAATTTTTCGCAGATGCGCGGGCGTATCAT
The Calditrichia bacterium DNA segment above includes these coding regions:
- a CDS encoding amidohydrolase family protein, coding for MILISLLFIMKSNARKICRHSLAIFLLTGFGWVAFASDQVPAPPQDHPIALVNGTVHTVSGATLPATTILFDNGKITFIGGEAALPENAEIIDINGKHVYPAMIAANTILGLSEINAVRATRDYREVGTFTPEVRAEVAYNPDSELLPVTRANGVALAQSVPQGGLISGTSALMSLDGWTWENMTEKSPVGLHIRWPQMKAIERIWMRQSAEDQLKDRDEQLENLRKFFADARAYHQLKSSGQPFESSTRLEAMAPFITGEEPVFIHADDIRQIQAAMDWAKTEQLQMILVGGYDAWRIADELKVQDIPVIYHNVHSLPDRRWEGYDTPFTGPAKLHAAGVRFCIAPSEGVSDPGHSRNLPYEAATAAAYGLPKDEALKSVTLYPAQIFGIAERVGSLEVGKDATLIVTTGDPLEITTQVEHMFIAGRHVDLSSRHTQLYEKYLQKYRQLGEIE